From the Equus przewalskii isolate Varuska chromosome 19, EquPr2, whole genome shotgun sequence genome, one window contains:
- the OR2J3 gene encoding olfactory receptor 2J3, which yields MMGKINASSEGYFVLLGFSNWPHLEVVLFVVILIFYLMTLIGNLFIIILSHLDSHLHTPMYFFLSNLSFLDLCYTTSSIPQLLVNLWGPEKTISYAGCMIQLYFVLALGTTECVLLVVMSYDRYAAVCRPLHYTVLMHPRFCHLLAVASWVSGFTNSALHFSFTFFVPLCGHHQVDHFSCEVPALLRLSCVDTHANELTLMVTSSIFVLIPLILILSSYGAISQAVLRMQSTTGLQKVFGTCGAHLMVVALFFIPVMCIYLQPPSGDSQDQGKFIALFYTVVTPSLNPLIYTLRNKDVRGAVKRLMG from the coding sequence ATGATGGGAAAAATCAATGCAAGTTCTGAAGGCTACTTTGTTCTGCTGGGTTTTTCTAATTGGCCTCATCTGGAAGTAGTTCTCTTTGTGGTTATCTTGATATTTTACTTGATGACATTGATAGGCAACCTGTTCATCATTATCTTGTCACACCTGGACTCCCAtctccacactcccatgtacttcttcctctcaaACCTCTCTTTTCTGGATCTCTGCTATACCACCAGCTCCATCCCTCAGTTGCTGGTCAACCTCTGGGGCCCAGAGAAAACCATCTCTTATGCTGGTTGCATGATTCAACTTTACTTTGTCCTTGCACTGGGAACCACAGAGTGTGTGCTACTGGTGGTAATGTCTTATGACCGTTATGCAGCTGTATGTAGACCTTTGCATTATACTGTCCTCATGCACCCTCGTTTCTGCCATCTGCTGGCTGTGGCTTCTTGGGTAAGTGGGTTTACCAACTCAgcccttcatttttcttttaccttctttgTACCCCTGTGTGGACATCACCAAGTGGACCACTTCTCATGTGAAGTTCCAGCACTGCTGCGACTGTCGTGTGTTGATACCCATGCTAATGAGCTGACCCTCATGGTCACAAGTTCTATTTTTGTTCTCATACCTCTCATCCTCATTCTCAGCTCCTATGGTGCCATTTCCCAAGCTGTGCTGAGGATGCAGTCAACAACTGGACTTCAGAAAGTCTTTGGGACCTGTGGAGCCCATCTTATGGTTGTAGCCCTCTTTTTCATTCCAGTCATGTGCATATATCTCCAGCCACCATCGGGAGATTCTCAAGATCAAGGCAAGTTCATTGCCCTCTTTTATACTGTTGTCACACCTAGCCTCAACCCTCTGATCTACACCCTCAGAAACAAAGATGTAAGAGGGGCAGTAAAAAGACTAATGGGGTGA
- the LOC103566417 gene encoding olfactory receptor 2B11-like has translation MTLINKSHPEEFILLGFADRPWLELPLFIILLITYPMAMMGNIAIILVSKLDPRLHSPMYFFLTNLSFLDMCYTTSIVPQMLFNLGSAKKTISYMGCAIQLYFYHTMGGTECLLLAIMSFDRYVAICKPLHYTLVMNQRVCILLVSTVWLCGMTYAVSEATVTLQLPLCGLNKLDHLVCEIPVLIKTACGEKGANELTLSVVCIFMLAVPLCLILASYACIGHAVFKIKSSEGRKKAFGTCSSHLIVVSLLYGPGISMYLQPPSSISKDQPKFMALFYGVVTPTLNPFIYTLRNKDVKGALGNLARSIFTSK, from the coding sequence ATGACACTAATTAACAAAAGCCATCCTGAAGAGTTTATTCTACTGGGCTTTGCTGACCGTCCTTGGCTAGAGCTTCCTCTTTTCATTATTCTTCTTATAACATACCCCATGGCCATGATGGGAAACATAGCCATCATTCTGGTGTCCAAGCTAGACCCCCGTCTGCACAgccccatgtatttcttcctcactAACCTCTCCTTTTTGGACATGTGCTATACCACAAGCATTGTCCCTCAGATGCTGTTTAACCTGGGAAGCGCTAAGAAGACAATAAGCTATATGGGGTGTGCCATTCAGCTTTATTTCTACCACACAATGGGAGGCACAGAATGTCTGCTTTTGGCTATCATGTCTTTtgatcgctatgtggccatctgcaagcctcTACACTACACCCTCGTCATGAATCAGCGTGTCTGTATCCTATTAGTGTCCACTGTGTGGCTGTGCGGAATGACCTACGCTGTCTCCGAGGCCACTGTTACATTACAGTTGCCACTGTGTGGTCTCAATAAATTGGATCATCTGGTGTGTGAGATTCCTGTTCTAATAAAGACTGCCTGTGGTGAAAAGGGTGCTAATGAACTCACACTCTCAGTGGTATGCATTTTTATGTTAGCTGTTCCGCTATGTTTAATTCTTGCTTCCTATGCTTGTATTGGACATGCTGTATTCAAAATTAAGTCTtctgagggaaggaaaaaagcttTTGGGACATGTTCCTCCCATCTCATTGTTGTTTCCTTACTTTACGGCCCGGGCATTAGCATGTACCTTCAGCCCCCCTCCTCCATCTCAAAGGACCAGCCCAAGTTCATGGCTCTCTTCTATGGAGTGGTGACTCCTACACTCAACCCTTTCATCTACACCCTGAGGAATAAGGATGTAAAGGGGGCACTAGGCAACTTGGCAAGGAGCATTTTCACATCCAAATGA